The Mixophyes fleayi isolate aMixFle1 chromosome 1, aMixFle1.hap1, whole genome shotgun sequence genome includes a region encoding these proteins:
- the WSB2 gene encoding WD repeat and SOCS box-containing protein 2 isoform X2, which translates to MKNGTKEKGKLIQVLSGHTHWVYCCSISPDCSMLCSAAGENSVLLWSMRSYTLIRKLEGHRNSVVSCDFSPDSALLVTASYDTTLILWDPYTGEKLRQIIHVSLSRDLDYSTAEPQLSSLRSVCFSPEGLHLASLADDRFLRIWSLELEEPLSTAPVTNGLCCTFYPRGGILATGNRDGQVQFWTAPHVLSSLRHLCRNALRCFLPTYQVLALPIPGKMKDFLTYRTNY; encoded by the exons ATGAAAAACGGGACAAAGGAGAAAG GTAAACTGATTCAGGTGCTGTCCGGACACACTCATTGGGTTTACTGCTGCTCCATCTCCCCAGACTGCAGCATGCTGTGCTCTGCAGCAGGAGAAAACTCG GTGCTGCTGTGGAGCATGCGTTCATACACCCTAATCCGGAAGCTGGAGGGTCATCGGAACAGTGTGGTGTCATGTGACTTCTCCCCAGACTCTGCTCTCCTAGTCACAGCCTCTTATGACACTACTTTGATTTTGTGGGACCCTTACACTGGAGAGAAGCTAAGGCAGATCAT TCATGTTTCATTGTCTCGTGATCTGGACTACAGTACTGCGGAGCCACAGCTCAGCTCGTTGAGATCTGTCTGCTTCTCACCAGAAGGCCTGCACCTCGCAAGCTTGGCGGATGACAG GTTTTTGCGGATATGGTCACTGGAATTAGAGGAACCGTTGTCTACTGCTCCAGTTACAAATGGTCTGTGTTGTACCTTTTATCCACGTGGGGGAATTCTTGCAACAGG AAACCGAGATGGACAGGTGCAGTTCTGGACGGCCCCTCACGTTCTGTCTTCACTTCGACACTTGTGTCGCAATGCACTACGCTGTTTTCTACCCACCTATCAGGTCCTTGCACTGCCAATTCCTGGGAAGATGAAGGATTTTCTTACATACAGGACTAATTATTAG
- the WSB2 gene encoding WD repeat and SOCS box-containing protein 2 isoform X1 codes for MDINTLVHSDIKDTPVLLAELRPGREPLYDWKSSCETWSVAFSPDGSWFAWSQGHGIVKLIPWPLEEEQLRPPSYRPKSQCYKGSEVKRKSSLKEKILDCGQIVWGLAFGSSSSPAGWKLWSRFRQQDAGSGGMQLLLATGLSNGHVKVWEVHTGRLLFNLSGHQDVVRDLSFTTNGSLTLVTASRDKTLRIWDLKKDGKLIQVLSGHTHWVYCCSISPDCSMLCSAAGENSVLLWSMRSYTLIRKLEGHRNSVVSCDFSPDSALLVTASYDTTLILWDPYTGEKLRQIIHVSLSRDLDYSTAEPQLSSLRSVCFSPEGLHLASLADDRFLRIWSLELEEPLSTAPVTNGLCCTFYPRGGILATGNRDGQVQFWTAPHVLSSLRHLCRNALRCFLPTYQVLALPIPGKMKDFLTYRTNY; via the exons ATACCCCTGTCCTGCTGGCAGAACTTCGTCCTGGCAGAGAACCACTGTATGACTGGAAGTCCAGCTGTGAGACTTGGAGTGTTGCCTTTTCCCCTGATGGCTCCTGGTTTGCCTGGTCCCAAGGACATGGCATCGTTAAGCTCATTCCATGGCCGCTGGAAGAGGAACAGTT GAGACCACCATCCTATAGACCCAAAAGTCAGTGCTACAAGGGCTCAGAAGTTAAAAGGAAAAGCAGCCTGAAAGAAAAAATACTTGACTGCGGACAAATAGTTTGGGGCTTGGCATTTGGTTCCTCGTCTTCACCAGCTGGATGGAAGCTATGGTCACGCTTCAGACAACAAGATGCCGGATCTGGTGGCATGCAGCTCCTTTTGGCTACAGGACTAAGTAATGGACATGTCAAAGTTTGGGAAGTGCATACAG GCCGTCTGCTCTTCAATTTGTCTGGGCACCAGGATGTTGTCAGGGACTTGAGCTTTACCACAAATGGCAGCCTGACCCTTGTCACTGCATCCCGGGATAAGACCTTACGTATTTGGGACTTGAAAAAAGATG GTAAACTGATTCAGGTGCTGTCCGGACACACTCATTGGGTTTACTGCTGCTCCATCTCCCCAGACTGCAGCATGCTGTGCTCTGCAGCAGGAGAAAACTCG GTGCTGCTGTGGAGCATGCGTTCATACACCCTAATCCGGAAGCTGGAGGGTCATCGGAACAGTGTGGTGTCATGTGACTTCTCCCCAGACTCTGCTCTCCTAGTCACAGCCTCTTATGACACTACTTTGATTTTGTGGGACCCTTACACTGGAGAGAAGCTAAGGCAGATCAT TCATGTTTCATTGTCTCGTGATCTGGACTACAGTACTGCGGAGCCACAGCTCAGCTCGTTGAGATCTGTCTGCTTCTCACCAGAAGGCCTGCACCTCGCAAGCTTGGCGGATGACAG GTTTTTGCGGATATGGTCACTGGAATTAGAGGAACCGTTGTCTACTGCTCCAGTTACAAATGGTCTGTGTTGTACCTTTTATCCACGTGGGGGAATTCTTGCAACAGG AAACCGAGATGGACAGGTGCAGTTCTGGACGGCCCCTCACGTTCTGTCTTCACTTCGACACTTGTGTCGCAATGCACTACGCTGTTTTCTACCCACCTATCAGGTCCTTGCACTGCCAATTCCTGGGAAGATGAAGGATTTTCTTACATACAGGACTAATTATTAG